One part of the Schistocerca cancellata isolate TAMUIC-IGC-003103 chromosome 12, iqSchCanc2.1, whole genome shotgun sequence genome encodes these proteins:
- the LOC126109525 gene encoding uncharacterized protein LOC126109525 → MPKKQNYEIPPWERSNWEFMHEGQKRYAYEQWLMSRVRRGLPIDHDRPSTSGSASRTSSVDEHHVDEEVSHSEEDEDEEAPEEIQQHSAPQRLVPYSDSDEGMSLPMQVDSGKRQAAAGQSGGSKKKETLTGTAAPSANVLGDSPNTRVDPLPAPSILDTGNITRYRKIHRFFTYGLAYKVIEHEKAVCMITPLAEIPVDRPFLYMTPSEFDLLPDGSRIVHCSVKVIARNPRIAFPTNSSDTELATLNQNKNMITSVGINLKIPGINVKPTAFTANAPMETTAIDHKRKFDPIWKSWYGYRNDEADFLTKVPAHQFGQPVNLKYYYACVSSSKDKGLHNWGWKCVQSCVSEVDADARTGSVIVDYTYTPTLGFLKIPKVANVDIFPIKTTSQNVIQRYNINADKHCNPFMSCDSFSLTPFEPARMEEQLVGAVTPVTNAEVSGYNNLIEKADIASVGYNIRLHDTNVQPSLHVGINPTYALSTSSLNSDVTKYTDTQMLFEVIAECSVYADGLETNYPSPFCLHESKHDCMRRFMTQGLIFIVIVVVTTTTTTTTTIAAMMSVMP, encoded by the exons ATGCCGAAAAAACAG AATTATGAAATTCCACCGTGGGAACGGTCTAATTGGGAGTTTATGCATGAAGGCCAGAAACGGTATGCCTATGAACAATGGCTAATGTCTCGTGTTCGTCGTGGTTTGCCTATAGATCACGACCGCCCATCAACATCTGGTTCAGCCTCTCGAACAAGTTCTGTAGACGAACATCACGTCGACGAAGAAGTATCACATAGcgaagaagacgaagacgaagaagcACCAGAAGAAATACAACAACATTCTGCACCACAACGTTTAGTACCATACTCTGACAGTGACGAAGGTATGAGTTTGCCAATGCAGGTAGATTCAGGTAAACGACAGGCTGCAGCAGGTCAATCTGGTGGATCTAAGAAGAAAGAAACGTTAACAGGCACCGCAGCACCATCTGCTAATGTACTGGGTGATTCTCCTAATACTCGTGTTGATCCATTACCTGCTCCTTCTATATTAGATACTGGTAACATTACAAGATATCGCAAAATTCATAGATTTTTCACATACGGTTTAGCATACAAAGTGATTGAACATGAAAAAGCAGTATGTATGATTACTCCTTTAGCAGAAATTCCCGTTGATCGGCCATTTCTGTATATGACGCCTTCTGAATTCGATTTATTGCCTGATGGTAGTAGAATTGTTCATTGTTCTGTAAAAGTGATTGCACGTAATCCTAGAATTGCTTTTCCGACTAATTCAAGTGATACAGAACTTgcaacattaaatcaaaataagaatatgattACAAGTGTAGGTATTAATTTGAAAATACCTGGTATTAATGTAAAGCCTACAGCATTTACTGCAAATGCACCTATGGAAACAACTGCTATAGATCATAAACGAAAGTTTGATCCCATTTGGAAGTCATGGTACGGTTATAGAAATGATGAAGCAGACTTCCTTACTAAAGTACCTGCACATCAATTTGGACAACcagttaatttaaaatattattatgcTTGTGTTTCTAGCTCAAAAGATAAGGGTTTACATAATTGGGGTTGGAAATGCGTACAGTCTTGTGTTTCTGAAGTAGATGCAGATGCACGAACAGGAAGTGTTATTGTTGACTATACGTATACTCCAACATTAGGTTTTCTGAAAATTCCAAAAGTGGctaatgttgatatttttcctaTTAAAACTACTTCTCAAAATGTAATTCAAAGGTATAATATTAATGCCGATAAGCACTGTAATCCCTTTATGTCATGTGATAGTTTTTCTTTAACCCCCTTTGAACCAGCAAGAATGGAAGAACAATTAGTGGGAGCTGTTACTCCCGTCACAAATGCAGAAGTATCAggatataataatttaatagaaaaagcTGATATTGCCTCTGTGGGATATAATATTAGACTTCACGATACAAATGTTCAACCTAGCCTACATGTAGGCATTAATCCTACATATGCTTTAAGCACAAGCAGTTTAAAtagtgatgttacaaaatatactgatactcagatgttgtttgaagttattgcagaatgTTCAGTTTATGCAGATGGTCTAGAGACAAATTATCCTAGCCCTTTTTGTCtacatgaatcgaaacatgactgcatgCGTCGTTTCATGACTcaagg